In one window of Bizionia sp. M204 DNA:
- a CDS encoding tetratricopeptide repeat protein, which yields MIRFFALISILVCFKTEAQTSVLNIADSLYIHGNYSEAIKAYKSYNTLDEVAYKLAKSYQAIGNYDKALQHLESSINAFPNDALVKYDYAKLLSKTKNYQTAAATFKQLIATDSLNPNYHYELGLVYEQLRDSSAHNEFKTSFLLDNGHQKAIFKLAKRHLQKREFDSVDYYTGIGLKSYANNAELMSLKAQNFYWKKDYKTASIWFEKLLSLGEDSQFVHEKLSYCYSQFSEVEKAIQQQKLAVAKEPRNSENLFILGQLFTRMSNYEQAEFYISKAIELVDVPLDKEFMTLGTIQNHRKNHQAAIQSFKRALKENPNNIYAAFYLVYTKDDYYKDVDTKIKLYEDFMAKYPENPFLFKAKSRLSELRQEKFMKTD from the coding sequence ATGATTAGATTTTTTGCGCTAATTAGTATTCTAGTATGTTTTAAAACCGAAGCTCAAACTTCGGTTTTAAACATTGCAGATAGTTTGTACATTCATGGTAATTATTCTGAAGCTATTAAAGCTTATAAATCTTATAACACGTTAGATGAAGTAGCTTATAAGTTGGCCAAATCCTATCAAGCAATCGGGAATTACGATAAAGCTTTACAGCATCTAGAAAGCAGTATTAACGCATTTCCAAACGATGCCTTGGTAAAATATGATTATGCCAAATTACTTTCTAAAACTAAAAATTATCAAACGGCCGCAGCTACTTTTAAACAACTAATTGCAACAGATTCCCTCAATCCAAATTACCATTATGAGTTGGGTTTGGTTTACGAACAATTACGAGATTCATCAGCACATAACGAATTTAAAACAAGTTTTCTTTTAGATAATGGTCACCAAAAAGCCATCTTTAAATTAGCAAAACGACACTTGCAAAAACGTGAGTTCGATTCCGTAGATTACTATACAGGTATCGGTTTAAAATCATACGCCAATAACGCAGAACTCATGAGTCTAAAAGCCCAAAATTTCTATTGGAAAAAAGACTACAAAACGGCTTCAATATGGTTTGAAAAACTATTAAGTTTAGGTGAAGACTCCCAATTTGTTCATGAAAAATTAAGCTATTGTTATTCTCAATTTTCAGAAGTTGAAAAGGCCATCCAACAGCAAAAATTAGCGGTTGCTAAAGAGCCTAGAAATTCTGAAAACCTGTTCATTCTAGGTCAATTATTTACACGGATGAGCAATTATGAACAGGCGGAATTCTATATCAGTAAAGCTATAGAATTGGTAGATGTGCCATTGGATAAGGAGTTCATGACATTAGGAACCATTCAAAATCACCGGAAGAATCATCAGGCAGCCATTCAATCTTTTAAGCGTGCATTAAAAGAAAACCCGAACAATATATATGCCGCTTTTTATCTGGTTTATACCAAGGATGATTATTATAAAGATGTCGATACGAAAATTAAGCTATATGAAGATTTCATGGCAAAATATCCTGAAAATCCATTTTTATTTAAAGCAAAAAGTAGATTAAGTGAATTGAGACAAGAAAAATTTATGAAAACCGATTAA
- a CDS encoding M56 family metallopeptidase, with protein MIHYIIQVIAFQLFFLLIYDVFLKKETFFNWNRAYLLLTAVLSILLPFVKVVGFKEAVPNDFVVSLPYILSQTTNTIFLEEVVISGSNTSHSFLWYFSLVLVIGSALAVSFFSMRLFKIVKLIYQNPKQREGAICFVRMLKSTLAFSFFNYVFLGENIKDTDRQQIVKHELVHVKQKHTWDLLFFEMLRIVFWFNPFVYMYQNRMADLHEFIADSQAVKHNKKQYYENLLAQIFDTNQVSFINPFFKQSLIKKRIIMLQKTKSKQVQLIKYALLIPMVLGMLVYSSCSEEATQPKVVEVVEQELSIQDQIDMLKNSIEAKGDLSESEKEALRVLIVKSFQNDGANPNTDIIEVTEITSYKDSSEVPFTVIDQVPVFPGCENGTSNEENKLCMSNKLNTFVAKNFNTELAKSLNLTGVVQIRAFFKINELGEIVNIKARAPHPELEVEVKRVLNMLPDLIPGEHQGKKVTVPYYLPIKFKIND; from the coding sequence ATGATACATTACATCATTCAAGTCATTGCGTTTCAGTTATTTTTCTTGCTCATTTATGATGTGTTTTTAAAGAAAGAAACATTTTTTAATTGGAATCGAGCCTATTTATTGCTTACAGCTGTTCTCTCCATTTTGTTGCCATTTGTAAAAGTGGTTGGTTTTAAAGAAGCTGTTCCAAACGATTTTGTGGTTAGTTTACCGTACATATTATCTCAAACCACCAATACTATTTTTTTAGAAGAAGTTGTCATTAGTGGCAGTAATACGTCGCACTCTTTTTTATGGTATTTCTCATTGGTTTTAGTAATTGGAAGTGCGCTAGCCGTTTCATTTTTCAGTATGCGCTTGTTTAAAATAGTAAAACTTATTTATCAAAACCCGAAGCAACGGGAAGGCGCTATTTGTTTTGTGCGCATGTTGAAGAGTACGTTAGCATTTTCGTTTTTTAATTATGTGTTTTTAGGTGAAAACATTAAAGACACCGATCGTCAGCAAATAGTAAAGCATGAGTTGGTTCACGTTAAACAAAAACACACTTGGGATTTGCTTTTTTTTGAGATGCTACGCATTGTGTTTTGGTTCAATCCTTTTGTGTACATGTACCAAAATCGCATGGCAGATTTACATGAATTTATTGCGGATTCACAAGCCGTGAAACACAACAAAAAACAATATTATGAAAACCTATTAGCGCAAATTTTCGATACGAATCAGGTATCATTCATCAATCCATTTTTCAAACAATCATTAATCAAAAAACGAATTATTATGTTACAAAAAACGAAATCAAAACAAGTACAATTAATCAAGTACGCTTTATTAATTCCTATGGTTTTAGGAATGTTGGTATATTCATCATGTTCTGAAGAAGCCACCCAACCAAAAGTTGTTGAAGTAGTGGAACAAGAGTTATCCATTCAAGACCAAATAGACATGCTGAAAAATTCTATTGAAGCGAAAGGAGATTTATCAGAATCTGAAAAGGAAGCCTTACGTGTTCTTATAGTTAAATCCTTTCAAAATGATGGTGCTAACCCAAATACTGATATTATTGAGGTGACAGAAATAACGTCCTATAAAGATAGTTCCGAAGTTCCTTTCACTGTTATAGACCAGGTTCCTGTTTTTCCAGGTTGTGAAAACGGTACCTCAAATGAAGAAAACAAGCTATGCATGAGTAATAAGCTGAATACGTTTGTTGCCAAAAATTTTAATACGGAATTAGCCAAAAGCTTAAATTTAACTGGTGTTGTTCAAATTAGAGCCTTTTTTAAAATTAATGAGTTGGGTGAAATTGTAAACATTAAAGCCAGAGCGCCTCATCCAGAGTTAGAAGTGGAAGTCAAACGTGTTTTAAATATGTTGCCAGATTTAATTCCAGGTGAGCATCAAGGTAAAAAAGTAACGGTTCCGTACTACCTACCTATAAAGTTTAAAATAAATGATTAG
- a CDS encoding BlaI/MecI/CopY family transcriptional regulator: protein MIRKKQLTKAEEEIMHVLWELEKAAVKQIIAELPMPKPAYNTVSTIVRILESKGFVDYEKQGKGHVYYPLVKKQDYSNQSINSLVDNYFQGSFKSMVSFFMKKNDISLQELESVLKEIHKDEKS from the coding sequence ATGATCCGAAAAAAGCAATTAACTAAAGCCGAAGAAGAAATAATGCACGTATTGTGGGAACTAGAAAAAGCCGCAGTAAAACAAATTATTGCCGAATTGCCTATGCCAAAACCAGCATATAATACAGTTTCAACCATTGTGCGCATTTTGGAAAGTAAAGGTTTTGTAGATTATGAAAAGCAGGGAAAAGGGCATGTATATTACCCTTTAGTGAAAAAGCAGGATTATAGTAATCAAAGCATAAACTCTTTAGTAGATAATTATTTTCAAGGCTCTTTTAAAAGTATGGTGTCCTTTTTTATGAAAAAAAATGATATCAGTTTACAGGAATTAGAATCTGTTTTAAAGGAGATTCATAAAGACGAAAAATCATGA
- a CDS encoding DUF456 domain-containing protein — protein sequence MDILLVVLGFIFMLVGIAGSFLPILPGPPLSWIGLLLLYLTKTIPNDWWFLGVTLAVALIVFALDYIIPAMGTKRFGGSKKGVIGTTLGLVVAIVFPVFGPFGIIIWPFLGAFIGEMINKADSKIAVKAAFGSFLGFLAGTFIKFIVAIVYLGFFLWTVWDYKAIIFSF from the coding sequence ATGGACATATTATTAGTTGTATTAGGCTTTATTTTTATGCTGGTAGGCATAGCAGGAAGTTTTTTACCCATTTTGCCGGGACCGCCATTAAGTTGGATTGGCTTACTCCTCCTTTATTTAACCAAGACCATCCCAAATGATTGGTGGTTTTTAGGAGTTACATTAGCCGTAGCATTAATTGTTTTTGCCTTAGATTATATTATTCCAGCCATGGGAACCAAGCGTTTTGGTGGTAGCAAAAAGGGAGTTATTGGCACTACTTTAGGGCTTGTTGTTGCTATTGTTTTTCCTGTTTTTGGGCCATTTGGCATTATTATTTGGCCTTTTCTAGGCGCATTTATAGGCGAAATGATTAATAAAGCAGATTCCAAAATAGCCGTAAAAGCTGCATTTGGTTCCTTTTTAGGATTTTTAGCAGGAACCTTTATCAAATTTATTGTAGCTATAGTTTATTTAGGCTTCTTTCTGTGGACGGTTTGGGATTATAAAGCTATAATCTTTTCATTTTAA